In the genome of Chaetodon trifascialis isolate fChaTrf1 chromosome 21, fChaTrf1.hap1, whole genome shotgun sequence, the window ACATGGCATGAGAGCCCttgatttttatttacattAGAAACCATTCAAAGCCTACAGTCTGCAGTGTATCTctgtgttgccatggtaacctcTCAGATGAAAGGATCCTCAAGGCAACAACGTGACCAAGAATGTCACACATACGTCATTTCTTAAGGGAATAAGTTGCATATTATATACTGAAAGCCACGCCGTCCAATTAGAAATGATGTGAACGCCTGCAGCCCGAGCGTCCATGATGACAGCAACCACCTTTGATTACCTGCTTTGCAGGTAACCGGAAATCCGGCCTGTCCCTGTCCTGGAAGGAGCCTCTCCCCACTCCTGTGTACGAGATCCACCACCAGAGCAGTGTGGACTCCAACCCCTACGTCAGCCTGGAAAGCCCCCCCGCCTCCCCTCAGCACTCAGACGGCGGCCCCAGCACGCTGACCCGCCGCAAGAAGCTCTTCACCTTCTCCCGCCCCCCTCGCAGCCGGGACACTGACAAGTTCCTGGACGCTCTGAGCGAGCAGCTGGGCCACCGGGTCACTCTGGTGGACGACTTCGTACCCGGGGAGAACGACTACGAGGAGGTGAGGATGACCCGCCTCCGATCATCAGCCATACGCACACACATCGAGCTCATGCTTTGTATTGAATATACTGTTATATCTGGATCCTTGATGCTGTGCAACTTTAGTCATTCCTTTCACTGAACCAGTGACTGTGAGAGTTAGCGCTATGCTACAGGTGTCTTATGACTTTTTTCAAAAAGAAGAGACCTGTAACACATCAGTAACTGTTCCAGGTTCAGCGAAAGGAACCATTGGCCATCAATCCTGCAAGATATCATGAGGCTAAAAGTAatacaaattattatttctatttcaaaattacattttaattgtaaaaaaaaaaaaaattcaatgaATTGTGACACACTAGTGTTATTGCTGTAAACACATGAGACTGTGAACAAAGAACAATGTCAGTATTTTACTGCAAGCTGCTGCCTGTTCACGGGAATTATACTACTGTCTCATACTGTAGTTactgtttcactgctttttctTGACACTTAAGTAAAGACGTTGTAGTGTTGCATGTTCGCATTAGAGCAGCTCTAATGTACGCTACAATGAACACTTGTGTCACATGAACAGATATATCAAGGTGGTTGTCTTGGTTTCAGAAGAAGAGGGGTGCCTGTAAGTAAAACATGATACTTGGTTATACAGTAGAGTCTGATTTTATCTGCTTATTTCTGAGTAGAAGTTTAAGGTTGTGATGAGGGGCTGGCTGACGTTAAATCACCAAGCGGACGTAGCTGCGTTCTTTGTCTGGGTGGTTCGGTGTTTGTGGTCTGGGAGGTGCGGAGAGCAGCATGTTTACATAATTCACTGGGTTGTACCTCTTTTTAGGATTCTTTTCAGTATTTTACAGTCAACTTCATGTTATTGTGCTACATTTCTTCTGTTCCATAAATAGATGGGGGTGTAATATAATATTTAAGTGCATGTGTTCTGCAATTATGTAGAGGAGCAGTTAtttaaatgtgctgctttttatGACTTTTCTGTTCCATAAGTAGATAAAATGACAATTCATAAGCAAGaatttaaagtaaaaaagaaCCACAGTGCATTTTCTTTATGTCAACTCAGCTGTGTGGTAGAGTaggtggaggtgaaggtggTGGTTATCAGGTCTGATGGTGCCCCTCTCCGTCCTGCAGATGAGCTTCCAGGAGGACCAGGACCTGGGCTTCCTGCCCCGTCAGctcagcagtggcagcagcgatgatcacagcagcagcgatgaggcctcctctccctcctacTCATCAGAATCTGAACCCATCCCCCCACCACCGACCCAGAGCCCCCCACCTCCCCCGCCTTTCCAGGCTCTGATACCGCCTCCTGTTCAATTCACTGACCCCTTGCCGCCCGTCCGCTTCTCCCCTGAGCACGTGCCCCGCAGCCGGATGCCCTTCCAGCCCCACCACCCCATCATCCCTCCACCCCCGCCGCCTCCCCGGACGCTCCTGTCCAGCCGCTCACCTCTCCACAAAGTGCTCCCCGCCAGAGAAGAAGCGGAGAAAGCTCACCAGCGCTTCCAGACCTCCACCCGGCTGTCACACATCCACACCACCCTGGTCTCCACCACCCTGCGCTCTTCCCAGGCGTCCCGCCCCAGCTTCCTCCCCCGGCAGCTCAGCCAGCCCCAGCCTATCCTCCAGCCCTCCCCGCAGCCCTCCCCTCAGCCGCTGAGACCGAGCCAGCTCGTCCTCCAGAGACAccaccagctccaccaccaACACAGCTACCAGGGCCCGCTGCCCCCGTCCCTGCAGGATCACAGCCCGTCCCAGTGCCAGAGCCATGTCTCCTCGCTGCTCTCCCAGCCTCCGGCCTCTCACTCCACCCTCCCCAGTCACACTAAAACCTATGAAACCCCACGGCAGGAACACCCGTCGCAACAGGTAACATCTTAAAACGTAAAGAGTGATGTGAAATGTTCGCTTTCTGCCCGGtgaaagtgcagcagagagtgCCTCGAAACAGAAGTGTCACAGAAGAAAATCAAGAATTGGCATCACACAAGCTCACACTTTGAAACTCCGCCGCTATATTTGGCATCACGTCATGTGTGAATGCAAATGGACGGCCGGGAGCCTGACAGAACAGAAACCATACTGCATCTCTTGGCGGTTTGCTTCTGTGACACATTTCATGAGCGCAGAGTGAGATGACAGTGACAGGGAGATGGAAGGAAAAGGAAGCGGTGAGAGAAAGACGGTGAACCTCCATCAAACGGCAGCATCTGCTTAAACGCGGTGCCATGTTTGGCCGTCTTTGGGCCAAGCCTAATTGGACATTCGTTTTGTTTACTGACGGAGGAACCCATGAGTGCATCCCCTGAGGGTTCGGCACTCAGCGGGGAGATGATTCAGAGTTTAATAAAAAGCACCCTGGTGAAAACTTTAACTGTGAGCTGTGTGCTGTGCAAGAATTTCCAGATTAAAAAGTGGAGTGAAttcaaaaaaatgaataatttctTGGTCTCCCAAGGCACCgccacccccacctccacccctgccCCCACCCTGCGACCCGCCTCCGCTGCCCAAGCCGGGCCACCTCGCCTCAGACGCCAACCACATGAGCGTGAAGAGGCTGCGCTGGGAGCAGGTGGAGAACTCTGAGGGAACCATATGGGGTCAGGTGAGTGGAGAGCTCTTACGTTCACCTCAGATGAAGCACACATGACTCCATCTGGAGAGTCAGAGCATCTTAAAGACGGTAAACAATAACTTCGCTTGTGAATCTTCCAACTTTGGCCGCGACCGCTCACACTCCTCCTACATCTCTGGAAAGACCTACTCATGTACTCTGTTGTGTCTCTGATGAGTCATGACATTCGCTTTTCttgtaaacagaaaacaaggtgGATCTCGCCTGCTCATATCTGCCGAAATGTTGCTCTTTTCTGTCCCGCTCCACGGCCCCATCGGGCCATCCCATCGGATAAAGTCAGATATCTGTTCACAACCCCGATTCTAAGCGAATGatcgcattctgtttttatttgctttacaCCACATcccttttttggaatcagggttgcataGAAGAAGCGTCTCTGAGACAGCTGCTTCTAGGTTACAAAGACTTGATGGTGTCTGGAGAGTACTGAGTGTGTCCTTGTCTGTGTTTAGCTCGGAGAGGATTCAGACTACGACAAGCTCACTGACATGGTGAAGTACTTGGACCTTGATCTGCACTTCGGGACTCAACGGAGATCCAGTAAGTCGTCACGGGCTCACGCTCAGCCTTCATCACACCGCAGCTTCGGCGCCATGTATGTGCGTCATGCTTAAGTGATAATATTCCACCCGCTAGTTTAAGTCCAAGTCaatctgtgtgttcatgtgttgaCATCTCCTTTTGTTTATACCTTCACAGTTAAGATGTTCACAATAACCTGTTGTGGAGCTGCTCCATTCACCTGTTCATCACATCTGTTCTCCATAAGGCACCATTACCATTAGCCaccatgcgtgtgtgtgtgtgtttgtgtgtgtgtgtgtgtgtgtgtgtgtgtgtgtgtgtgtgtgtgtgtgtgtgtgtgtgtgtgtgtgtgtgtgtgtgtgtgtgtgtgctgatccCCGGTGCCTGGAGAACACACCCTTACACTGTTTGTTGAAATTATCAGTCTCTCCTCCAGAGCCAGCCTTCTTACCAGAGAACTTTAAAAAGAAGGACGTGGTGGAGATTCTGTCTCATAAGAAAGCCTACAACGCCTGTGAGTACCACGCAAACATGGCCGCCTgtcgcgcacgcacacacacacacacctgaagggCTCTGACACTTAATACAGTATCATGCGATCGCTTCGAGGAGCAAAACTGCCCCCCCAAGCACTCTCTTTAATGACGGGGAAGATGCGCAGCAGTAAGTATTTTATTGTTAgctttgcttgtgtttgcaggTTTGATTTCAGGATTTGATGCACTGAGTTGAAATGAAGGCTGCgtattgttttctgtcttttcagtgtGAATCagaagttgttgtttttcttttttccaaatttCCATTTCGCCTGTGATGTTGCTAATCGTATGAAGACTTTTGAGAACATAACATAGTTCGAAAGGTGCATTCACTGTCACTCTacagtactactactactgtactGTGGACGATGGGTTCAATTTCCTGTGTAAGACGGATTTGTTCTGCAGTTATCACACCCATATTATGAGTAATTTACTGCAGTTAATTACCGGGGTGATACTGGGATTGTGGATTTCATAATTACTCTGACACCACAGAAACAGTTGCACATCatcagagagagatgagaggttTTGTCTGCACTGATGTGAAAACATAAGACGTAAACCCTCCGCGTCCTCTCCGCAGCCATCCTCATCGCCCACCTGAAGCTCTCCACCGCCGAGCTGCGCCAGGTCTTGATGAACATGACCACCGACAGGCTGGAGCCCGCTCACAtcaagcagctgctgctctacGCTCCCGATGATGACGAGGTCAAGCAGTACGAGCAGTTTGACCAGGACCCGGCCAAACTGAGCGAGCCCGACCAGTTCATTTTCCAGGTACGCCCACGAGAAGCTCCAAGGCGACGGGCAAAGCTTCAGCAAGCGACGCGGGGCGATTTGTGCAAAcgagtgtttcctgtgtttcagatGCTGATGGTGCCTGAGTATAAGACCCGCCTGCGGAGCCTCCACTTCAAGACGACCCTGCAGGAAAGGACGGAGGAGATGAAGGTCGCGTACGATTACATCTACAAGGCTTCAGTGGAGCTGAAGAGCAGCAAGAAACTGGCCAAAATCCTGGAGGTGAACATCCAGAGCAGGGGAAAACATCATCTTCCAGGTGTTGATAGCGGTTATTAAGTGATTTTTTCTGCCCACAGTTTGTACTTGCAATGGGGAATTACCTGAACAATGGCCAGCCCAAGAGCCACAGGACAACCAGTTTTAAGATTAACTTCCTGACAGAGGTACGCCACTGACACCTGCGCTCCAACCACCTTTACGTGCGTCTCAAATGTGCCTTTCAGTCAGTCatcctttccctccatctcgCAGCTAAGCACGACCAAAACAGTGGACGGGAAATCCACCTTTCTCCACATTCTGGCCAAGTCTCTGTGCCAACACTTCCCTGAGCTGCTCAACTTTTCCAGAGACCTCACAACAGTGCCTCTGGCAGCCAAAGGTACGATGCCgttccagcagcagagctcttAAAGCCTGCTCTCCTTCCTGAAAATCATTTAGTCCTTCCAGCCTGTGAAGCGCTCGTTTCTGCGGAGTACATGGTGTGCTGGATGTCGAGCCGGGCTGGCAGACTTTATTAGAGGCGTCTCATTTAAAGGAGATTTATGCTGTGCTTGTTCCAATGCCCGTCTTTAAATGACTCAACATAATGGTGTGCATATGTTAACGTGACGTTGTTAAAACCCGCTCGTTTAAAGTCtgatttgcacattttctcGCTGCTGAATTACAATCAATCATGTGCAGGTGTTTCATAGCTGCTACTGTTTTGGGAGCTCATCACATCATATTTCCGTGTGACTTGTTCAGTGAACCAGAGGGCCATCACAGCAGAGCTGAGCGACCTTCACTCCACCATCCAGGACATCAGGACGGCCTGTCTGAAGATCCCGCCCACCGCCGAGGACCACTTCGCCTCCGTCATGAGCGTACGCTGATTGCTTGAAATGTACAGAATAGCATAttgcatttcccatcatgcaactTCAGCTGACTTTGATGTGTGGAAATCCACCTGCAGAGCTTTTTGGAGAACAGCCACCCCGCAGTCCAGTCTCTGGAGTCCCTGCAGACCCGAGCCATGGAGGAGTTCTCCAAGGTGGCCTCCTTCTTCGGAGAGGACAGCAAGTCCACCAGAACGGAGGCCTTCTTCGGCATCTTTGCAGAGTTCATGGCCAAGTTTGAGGTGAGCTTCATCAGTCGTGTAGGTGGAACCAGCTAGGATAAATCTGACTTGTTCCCCaaggtgagcagcagcagatgacagaTTCAAAGCCCCAAAACATTTAGGTATTCAGCAGCCtgagtgagtgacagcagcctgcagctATAAAGTGATGAAGCCACAAAGTGCTGCTCCGAATCTGAAAATAATACGGTAATATGAGGACAAATCAGATGGGATTGTGGGATTTTGTCTTGCAGAGAGCTCTCAGCGAGACCCAGACTCCAGAAAACCCCAGAAGCCCCAGACTGTCTTCCCCTCTGGCCTGGTAGAAGCAAAGAAAAGCGGACGGACGTCGGGCCGAACCGACAGGCCGGTCGCCTCCATTTTTCACTCTGCTCTCCACAACCAAAGTGCcaagatcacacacacagagacacagagaccaCGTCATCTATAGCAAACAGAATGGAAATACACTGTATCTACGTGTAGATAATCACAACAGTTAATGAGCGCCCCGTGTGCAGCATTGCTGTTATTTCAGGTGCTGGGTAGAGCAGGAACATTCAGGTGTCCGCAGGTCAACAGGACTCACCGCACACTGACGACTCAAACCagtcttcactgtgtttacGTCTCTTTTTAATGCGCCTCGCAGAGCAGACGGTAAGAGACACACGAGAGAAAGCGTCCATGCGTATGTGATCGCTCCAGCGCATCTTCACGCTCTGTTAAAATGAGATGTAAGCAGCGAAACCCGCTGGTCTGAACATTTACAGATTACTTGTTATGTTTAATATATGACTATATAAAGTTTATATTTTCTATCAGATCATATTTGAAAATTGTAAAGATTAAGCGTAGATGTAGGCTGACGACAGTTATCTGGAATCACGAGGGTGGTTTAGCGGAGAGCCCGGCTGGCTGCTCAGAGGTCAGACTGTTCACACGGTGGTGCGTTCACTGCCTCCCATACCGCaggatttgatttaaaaatagTAATTTTCCAACATCATGTATCCGCATCGCTGACTTACAGGTGTGGTTATTCTCATCTAACCTACTGTGAATTTATAGGGCACCTGTCACaggaatgattaaaaaaatgatagTTTTCCTCTTGTTATGCAGCTGAAGTCAAAGTCATCCACGCCCAGCTGTGGGTCTCTCTCGCCCCTTGCAGGAGACTGTGTATTACATTTCTAAATTCCCGACAATCAGGCAAACTATGGAAGCAAAATAAGGccataaagataaaaaaaaaaaaattaaacagcaGAACACATAACTGTGAATTTTTATCCGTTTTAACTTAATTCGTAATCCAatcattttaattcaatttatAGCAGTGAAGTACTCTCTATCTGAAGCTAAATAATTTGAATTCCCCCTATGAAACCTCCAGTTGGtcaagttttttatttttatttccaggGTTCACAAATTTCTATGGAAGCCTTGCTCAAATTCAGCTGTTTATTTTCGGAGCTGAAATTAAAAGTTTCTAATTCTTTTGGCCTTACTTGGCCTCCGTACTTGTCAGTATTTTTAGACGAGAGAGAGATGTATCCATAGAAACATGGCGTTCGCCACCTGACTGCTAGTAAACCAGTGGATGGTCATGGCTAGCTTTAGCCTCAGCTTCAAGTGTTATCAAGGATGAAACCTCATTCTGTTTTTTGCTTGAGTTTTAGACTCCAGTCATCGCAGCTGGACTCCTGATAATAAACAGCGCTGAAATCTGTGCAATCAGGCCGGTTTGCAGAAAAACACGTGGGTGGAAAAGCCAATCTTTTCCCCACAATTAGGGTCATCTTTCAGGCAGGTTTAATGTGAGAGGGCTGAGAGGACGGCTCATAGTTCTATTTCTCCGGCTGCAGAATGAATGAACATCAAatgcatgtggaaaaaaaacttaCTCTAAATggtcatttcctgcttttctggTCCTCATGGTGATCTCATGACATCATCTACAGTGTACCTGtagctgtgttgtgtttatgttgatGAGTTTGtaaatttcttgttttttgctATGCACCGCTCATCCTTTTGTACGGCGTGCTCGTGCGTCCTCTGAGTCCTAGTTTATTTTCTTAATCAAGTGCGTCATCAGGAAAGGACCgttttatttcttctttattCGCAGCTTTAGTCAGCCTTACGAGGGGACTCTGATCTCGTAAAAATGCAAACCTAGCTGCTACGAGTGTGGTAACAGTGTTTTTCTTGTCCAAATCAATTGCATGTTGGTGCAGTTACTGTATTAAGATGTGCAGCTGGTAGCATTTACCCTCCCTGGATATTTAAGTTTGTTAGTCTGATTAGGTTTGTTTATTGGTTGCCTACAGATTCCCTTTTCTAACTGTTTTCTATGTTTTCATGGGAAGTTGCTCATGTTCTGTGACTGTTTTACCTTTATGTTTTGTTCAATGCTTTCAAATGAAGGATGTGTTTTTGATCTAAGAAATATCATGCTTGAAAGTGAGAACTGCCCGACTTATCTGTGTCTCCCGATGAATGATCTATAAACTAATGTGGGTTTTTGTTTCACCGTATAACCCCAATCTCCCTTCTGTACTGTGTATGGCAGATTATTTTAAGTGTCACCGcagctgtttagtgctaattagcaatattagcttgctaacatgctacattgaaatggtgaacatgctaaacatcatACCTGCTGAGCATCAGCATGTTCAGCATTGTCAGGGTGAGACAAAGAAGAGCGGCAAATCTCTCCTTTTAACAAGATGGAACTGGAAAAATGAAACAATTAGTCAGTTGTCAAAACTAGCCTTAAAAAGATTAGACTTAATTCCTTTAtgtggaaaacatgtttttggagcttgagcCATATTGGTTAGTAAAAGTCAAAATATGTCTGTAAGCAAACATAAACCACAAGAAGATTCAAATAGTTTCTTCATatactttattttctttggaaAGGGGGTATAACCAAGCATtcatattacatatttttattCCGTATTTAAGCTCACCAGACGGCATACATACAAAACTATGGAGCttaaaaatgcagcattatCATTTCTAGTTTAATGGCATTTGTCCGTCTTCAAGAGCGCGGAGACACCGAGCTCTCTTGATGCACAGGGATAAGGCAGCGAGGTACGgagcaaagagagaaaggaggggaCTGTAACACTCAACTGTCTctgagaaacacaacaaaactcattttcagGGCACCTGCGGCATCCGAGGCTTTCTCCATTGGTACCGTATTGGGTCTCACATCCAAAAAACCGAAAAGCAAAGCttacacagaaaatacaacacaagcatttctttttttttatttaaatcttTTGACCTGGCACAAATCTAACACCACATCACTACTGAGGATTCACAGCGCCGTGTGTCCTCAGCTCAGTGGGAAagactggggaaaaaaataataaaaaatccTCTAAACCAGTTGACCAGGAAACCACTGGATGGCCGAGTGCAACATCAGCTGTTCATGCGTCTTTCTGTTCAGGATGAAGGGGCTGGTAAGAATTGTCCTTTCActacattcactcacacacgGCCTGCTGTAACTTCCCGGCGGACgccagagagaaacacaaatgtcggtggaaaaaaacacaaaatactgaCTGTGTTCAGGCTGCTACTTCTGCTTCCAAACCCCAAGAAATcaaccaaaacacatttaaatacacGACTTCTGTGGACCGATACGGAACCGTACAACACTTCCATCCAAAGGGTCCAATCGCCTTCCTTACATCCCTGAAACATACTTGTTGCCAAGACAGCTTCTTGGAAATACTGTAGTAACAGGAGCCAAGCGCATCCTCCCTACAGTAAATATATAATGCTTAGACGTGGTTCTGGGAGGAACCGATAAGGCATGATTTACATTTAAAGACTGCATTAATTACGTCAAGCCACAGGGAATGTGTGTTTGGAAATCTGTGAATAAATAcaggagtggggggggggggggggtgatacAAAAATCAAGTGTTTGAGACGACTGGAAACCTGCAGTCACCAGCTACACTCTAAGCGACAGTTTTGGTTTTTACTTCCACCTGCTGACCTTTTGCCCTCCCCCCCGTGCTGTAGAAATACCTCTTATTAGACCATCTCCAACATTAAAAGTACAAAACACCTCATACCAAACTCCAAATGAGTCTCATCAGTCCAGATTTTGGTGTTTCTCACCCTTCCCGACCCCCTCACACCCCACTCTTCCATTGCATCATCGCTAACACGGTCGTCTGGCGGCGTCACTGGCGACGCCGCAGTCCTCGGCTGTTCGCTGTTGATTGTCTGGAGCTCAGTCTGCAGGGGGCGCAGTATAAAGAAAGAGGTGGCGTGTGGTGCAGCGTAGAGGCTCTGTGCCACACGTCTCCTCGTGACCACATCTGACACCATCATGGAGGTCAGGAGGACTCGCCGTGAGTAAAGAATGGCTAAAACAGGCTGGAGGTCAGTTTATGAGCAATTCACAATTAGCATGCAGATTATGTTCTATCAATCATTTGGTCGGTAAAATGTCCAAAAgctgtgaaaaatgcccatcacaatttcccaaaactgcttgtttttggtgtttttacttACGTTACAGCTCATATATGAGGCTAACCTGAACTATGTAACTCAGTGATGTTAATGTGCGTGTAGGAGCTGCTACAGTAAATGCCATGTATGTTAGCTAGCATGCACATCAGATGCTTTTACGAGCTGATTAAATGCGTTATGTCCCAGTTAAACCATCACAGGTGTACCTGTTCTCTCAAAGCATCACCACGTGTTAACTTTATCTATTTGTTGCACCAGCCACACAAACAATCTACTATCATAGCCACTGTTTACCAAGAGCTGCGGACCTCCATCATGGCTGCCAGGCGCTGCGTTATGTCACATTGATGTCCATCATACAGGCTGGACTGGGGAAGTGTAACGGCAGTGAGGAGGGCTGCAGATACGGGCCGGGATGAAATGCGAGCAGACTACATGAGGTGTGCATGATGGGAAGAGATGCGTGGGGGGGCGCTGGACCAGAGCGTGGCATCGTCTCCTCCTTATAGGACAG includes:
- the grid2ipb gene encoding delphilin isoform X2, translated to MPSSNQGWPEEFGFQLGGHGPSYILSVEEGSSAHLAGLQAGDQVLEIEGHNVSTLGPQAVIAIAQTQKNIPPSIGVVSRIQQMDIIPGPDGRFGFTIVGDCPLLVEDCSPCSPAGRAGLRAGDYVMEVNGIPVRQHETAAALIKASQGRTLRLGVLCLGPRQKHSISIEDSQMGGEMARLDRKHKALEFNRKVDQILGDDPEVKEKLFSVLKQYAAEKRVEWLASVLPDILTTDEHRQLISSIRIFIPKKHRQRFDEAVSQNVINRLCRSKSISEPQGRIRRSRSEDHSDRHHGSKRASSVPRDGEPGGRGEERERERDRGLRKSISGLPAHPPIGPNQRIVRVYRGKKNFGFTLRGHAPVCIDSVIPDSPAEECGLKTGDRILFLNGLDMRNCSHEKVVSMLQGSGAMPTLVVEEGPSDFSSDQTDPEESPNLAPTTLPRSRSPALSSLQWVAEILPPSIKVHGRTFSQQLEHLLTIQERYTVCKALETFFQHRNVDTLIVDVFPVLDTPAKQLIWQFIHQLLTYDEQERCQSKLSRFLGFKSSAVLEPDVGPEHHRRSSSMRVTGTSYRGCIRERSSDDCIIGTHLGMGIHVDESGSPEERQSGDGTSFPESPDLSHMTGVYTELENVYAGKSVSPLQGGSSAEPEGPAQTEAYGRSLSPLTLPPLTGNRKSGLSLSWKEPLPTPVYEIHHQSSVDSNPYVSLESPPASPQHSDGGPSTLTRRKKLFTFSRPPRSRDTDKFLDALSEQLGHRVTLVDDFVPGENDYEEIYQGGCLGFRRRGVPMSFQEDQDLGFLPRQLSSGSSDDHSSSDEASSPSYSSESEPIPPPPTQSPPPPPPFQALIPPPVQFTDPLPPVRFSPEHVPRSRMPFQPHHPIIPPPPPPPRTLLSSRSPLHKVLPAREEAEKAHQRFQTSTRLSHIHTTLVSTTLRSSQASRPSFLPRQLSQPQPILQPSPQPSPQPLRPSQLVLQRHHQLHHQHSYQGPLPPSLQDHSPSQCQSHVSSLLSQPPASHSTLPSHTKTYETPRQEHPSQQAPPPPPPPLPPPCDPPPLPKPGHLASDANHMSVKRLRWEQVENSEGTIWGQLGEDSDYDKLTDMVKYLDLDLHFGTQRRSISPPEPAFLPENFKKKDVVEILSHKKAYNASILIAHLKLSTAELRQVLMNMTTDRLEPAHIKQLLLYAPDDDEVKQYEQFDQDPAKLSEPDQFIFQMLMVPEYKTRLRSLHFKTTLQERTEEMKVAYDYIYKASVELKSSKKLAKILEFVLAMGNYLNNGQPKSHRTTSFKINFLTELSTTKTVDGKSTFLHILAKSLCQHFPELLNFSRDLTTVPLAAKVNQRAITAELSDLHSTIQDIRTACLKIPPTAEDHFASVMSSFLENSHPAVQSLESLQTRAMEEFSKVASFFGEDSKSTRTEAFFGIFAEFMAKFERALSETQTPENPRSPRLSSPLAW
- the grid2ipb gene encoding delphilin isoform X1, which encodes MPSSNQGWPEEFGFQLGGHGPSYILSVEEGSSAHLAGLQAGDQVLEIEGHNVSTLGPQAVIAIAQTQKNIPPSIGVVSRIQQMDIIPGPDGRFGFTIVGDCPLLVEDCSPCSPAGRAGLRAGDYVMEVNGIPVRQHETAAALIKASQGRTLRLGVLCLGPRQKHSISIEDSQMGGEMARLDRKHKALEFNRKVDQILGDDPEVKEKLFSVLKQYAAEKRVEWLASVLPDILTTDEHRQLISSIRIFIPKKHRQRFDEAVSQNVINRLCRSKSISEPQGRIRRSRSEDHSDRHHGSKRASSVPRDGEPGGRGEERERERDRGLRKSISGLPAHPPIGPNQRIVRVYRGKKNFGFTLRGHAPVCIDSVIPDSPAEECGLKTGDRILFLNGLDMRNCSHEKVVSMLQGSGAMPTLVVEEGPSDFSSDQTDPEESPNLAPTTLPRSRSPALSSLQWVAEILPPSIKVHGRTFSQQLEHLLTIQERYTVCKALETFFQHRNVDTLIVDVFPVLDTPAKQLIWQFIHQLLTYDEQERCQSKLSRFLGFKSSAAVLEPDVGPEHHRRSSSMRVTGTSYRGCIRERSSDDCIIGTHLGMGIHVDESGSPEERQSGDGTSFPESPDLSHMTGVYTELENVYAGKSVSPLQGGSSAEPEGPAQTEAYGRSLSPLTLPPLTGNRKSGLSLSWKEPLPTPVYEIHHQSSVDSNPYVSLESPPASPQHSDGGPSTLTRRKKLFTFSRPPRSRDTDKFLDALSEQLGHRVTLVDDFVPGENDYEEIYQGGCLGFRRRGVPMSFQEDQDLGFLPRQLSSGSSDDHSSSDEASSPSYSSESEPIPPPPTQSPPPPPPFQALIPPPVQFTDPLPPVRFSPEHVPRSRMPFQPHHPIIPPPPPPPRTLLSSRSPLHKVLPAREEAEKAHQRFQTSTRLSHIHTTLVSTTLRSSQASRPSFLPRQLSQPQPILQPSPQPSPQPLRPSQLVLQRHHQLHHQHSYQGPLPPSLQDHSPSQCQSHVSSLLSQPPASHSTLPSHTKTYETPRQEHPSQQAPPPPPPPLPPPCDPPPLPKPGHLASDANHMSVKRLRWEQVENSEGTIWGQLGEDSDYDKLTDMVKYLDLDLHFGTQRRSISPPEPAFLPENFKKKDVVEILSHKKAYNASILIAHLKLSTAELRQVLMNMTTDRLEPAHIKQLLLYAPDDDEVKQYEQFDQDPAKLSEPDQFIFQMLMVPEYKTRLRSLHFKTTLQERTEEMKVAYDYIYKASVELKSSKKLAKILEFVLAMGNYLNNGQPKSHRTTSFKINFLTELSTTKTVDGKSTFLHILAKSLCQHFPELLNFSRDLTTVPLAAKVNQRAITAELSDLHSTIQDIRTACLKIPPTAEDHFASVMSSFLENSHPAVQSLESLQTRAMEEFSKVASFFGEDSKSTRTEAFFGIFAEFMAKFERALSETQTPENPRSPRLSSPLAW